The window GTACATCTTCCAGGAGATGTCGGGCCACGGCGGCACGACCGGAAAGGTCGTCACCGCGGCCTCCGGCATCGAGATCGCGCTGCTGGACGCCGCCGGGAAGATCCTCGGGCTCCCCGTCTACCAGCTGCTCGGATCGAAGTACCGCGACGAGGTGCGGCTCTACTGCGACTGCCACGCCGGCGAGGCGTACGCGGTCGAGGACGGCGCGACCGCCTACGCCGACGCCGAGGCGTACTCCCCCGAGGCGTACGCCGCCGAGGCCGCCCGCGTCACCGACATGGGCTTTTCCGCGCTGAAGTTCGACCTCGACCTGCCGGCCGACAACGAGAACGACCCGTACAACGGGCGCCTGACGAACGCGGCGATCAGAGAGAAGCGGGAGATCGTCGCGGCCGTGCGCGAGGAGATCGGCTACGATATCGACCTCGCGTTCGACTGCCACTGGGACTACTCCGTCGAGAGCGCGAAGCGGCTCGCCCACGAGTTAGAGGAGTTCGACCTGATGTGGTTAGAGGACCTGATCCCGCCGGAGAACATGGAGGCGCAAAAGGAGGTGACGAAGGCGACGCGGACCCCGGTCGCGACCGGCGAGAACCGGTTCCGCGTCTTCGAGCTGTCGGACCTGATCTACGAGCACGGCGTCGATATCGTCACCCCCGACCCGGCGACGGTCGGCGGGCTCACGGAGACGATGCGGATCGCCGACCGCGCCGAGGAGAACTACATGCCGCTGTCCCCGCACAACGTCTGTAGCCCGGTGGGGACGATGGCCTGCGTCCACCTCGGCGCCGCCACGCCGAACTTCGACCTGCTTGAGTACCACGCGCTGGAGGTCGACTGGTGGGACGACCTGCTGGCGCGCGACGAGCCGCTGATCGAGGACGGCCGTATCGACGTCCCGGAGGCGCCCGGCCTCGGGATCGAGCTCGATATGGACGTCGTCGAGGAGCACCTGCTCGAGGGAACCGACGGGTTCTGAGGCGGTCTCGGGCGTTCTCGGGGATCGCCCCGAGCGCTCCTCGGCGCCCGCGGCGCCGCACGCTCCCGACCGCTCGGCGAGCGAGAGTATACTTATTTATCCTTGGGATCGCAAGCGATCGTATGCTCGATTACTTCGACATGGAGTCGACCCTGTCCGAGGAGGAGCGGCTGCTCGTCGACTCCGCCCGGTCGTTCATCGAGGGCGAGATCGACGACATGGGGCAACACTGGATCGACGGCACGTTCCCCGAGGAGATTATCCCGAAGATGGGCGAGATGGGATTTTACGCGCCGAACCTCGAAGGCTACGGCCTGCCGGGCGTCAGCGAGACGGCCTACGGCCTGCTAATGCGCGAGCTGGAGGCGTGCGACTCCGGGCTCCGCTCGATGGCGAGCGTCCAGGGCGCGCTGGTGATGTACCCGATCCACGCGTTCGGCAGCGACGCACAGAAGGAGGAGTGGCTGCCGAAGCTCGGCACCGGCGAGGCGGTCGGCTGCTTCGGGCTCACCGAGCCGGAGCACGGCTCGAACCCCTCCGCGATGGAGACGCGCGCCGAGGCCGACGGCGACGGCTACGTCCTCAACGGCTCGAAGACGTGGATCACGAACTCTCCCATCTCGGACGTGGCCGTCGTCTGGGCGAAGGACCACACCGAGGACGGCACCCCGGTCCGCGGCTTCCTCGTCGAGACCGACCGCGACGGCGTCACCACCAACAAGATCGACGAGAAGCTGAGCCTGCGCGCGTCGATCACGGGCGAGATCAGCCTCCAGAACGTCCGCGTCCCCGCCGAGAACCGCCTCCCCGGCGTGGAGGGGATGAAGGGGCCGCTGTCGTGTCTCACGCAGGCCCGCTACGGCATCGCGTGGGGCGCGGTCGGCGCCGCGCAGGACTGCTTCGAGGTCGCCCGCGAGTACGCCACCGACCGCGAGCAGTTCGGGAAGCCGATCGGCGGCTTCCAGATGCAACAGCAGAAGCTCGCGGAGATGGCGACGCAGATCACCCTCGCACAGCTGCTCGCGCACCGGCTCGCCGACCTCAAGGAGGCGGGCGAGATGCGGCCGCAACACGTCTCGATGGCCAAGCGCAACAACGTCCGGATGGCGCGCGACCAGTCGCGGATCGCCCGCGAGATGCTCGGCGGGAACGGGATCACCGCCGACTACTCGCCGATGCGCCACATGGCGAACATGGAGACGGTGTACACCTACGAGGGCACCCACGACATCCACACGCTGATCCTCGGCGAGGACATCACCGGGATGCAGGCGTACCAGTAGTTCGGTCCGCTCCGGTTTTTCGACGGCGCCGTTTCAGGCCACCTGATTCCGCAGCCCCTCGTACTCGCCGGTCTCGTCGACCCGTTCGAGGTTCTCGACGAGGATGTCGGCGCACCGCTCCCAGTAGTTCGGCGTGTGGCCCGCGACGTGGGGCGTGATGAAGACGTTCTCGAACCCCCACAGGTCGTGGTCGCTCGGGAGCGGCTCCGGGTCGGTGACGTCGAGCGCGGCGCCGTGGAGCGCGTTCGCCCGGAGCGCGTCCACGAGCGCCGGCGTGTCGATCACGCCGCCGCGAGCGACGTTGACGACGATCGCGTCCGCCGGCAGCGTGTCGAGCTCGGCCTCGCCGACCAGCCCTTCGGTCGTCTCCGTCAGGGGACACGCGAGGACGAGCACGTCCGTCCGCGGCAGCACGTCCGGGAGGTCGTCGTACCCGACCACCTCGTCGGTCGGGCCGCCCTTCGCGACGGTGTGACGGACCCCGACCGTGTCGACGTCGAACCCCGCGAACCGTTCGACGACGGCCTCCCCGATCGAGCCGAGGCCGACGACCGTGACGGTGCTGCCGGCGAGCTCGGTGAACGACTGGAAGCGGCGCCACTCCCGGCGTCGCTGACGGCGGCGCCCCTCGTCGAGTCGCCGCGCGAACGCCAGCACCCAGCCGAGCACGTGCTCGGCGACGTTCGGGCCGTGAACCCCGGAGGCGTTCGTCACCGCGACGCCGCGCTCGGCGAGCGCGTCCAGCGGGAGGTGGTCGACGCCGGCGGCGTTACACGCGAACAGCCGCAGGTTCTCGGCGCTCGCGGCCTCCTCGGCGTCGATGTGTTTCCCGGCGATCACCGTCGCCTCCCGTACGTAGCGGTCGTGCTCGTCGGGGGTCGCCGCGAGCCGCACCTCGCGGTCCGGGAGGCGACGGTCGAGGATCTCCACGTAGTCGGCCGCCGGGATCCCGTGCGCGTCGTGGTCGAGCACCGCGACGTCGATGGTGGACATGGTCCACGCGTCGCGGTCGGCCGCCAAAGTTCTCGGGGTGGCGGCGGTCGGGGTCGCGGGTCGACGCCGTGGAGTTGCAAGCCGACGCCGCGGGGTCGCCTCCGGCGGCTAGCCGTCTATCCGGATCGGCGGCGACGCACTCATCAGGAGGAGACAGGCGATCCCGACGCCCGCGCCGACGGCCCCCGCGCCCGCGCCGACCGCGCGGACCGCCGTCTCGAACCCGAGCGGTCCGGTCGCGACCGCGACGGCGACGCCCATGATCACCGGGGTCGCGGTGGCCGCCGCGCGCCCGCTCCCCTCGCCGAGGCTGACGAGGCCGCCGCGTAAGTCCGCGGGCGGGAGCGTCGTGATGACGCTCCGGTAGATGGAGAGCACGAGCCCGAAGCCGATCCCCATGAAGGCGACGCCGACGGCGGCGACCGCGAACGACCGGGCGAGGAAGGCGAGCGCCAGGCCGGCGCCCATCGACGCGTTCGTGGCGACGAGCGGGTAGAGCCGGTCGTCGAAGGCGTCGGCGACCCGGCCGGCCTGCGACGCCGCGAGCGCGTACGTGAGGCTCGCGAGCGCCGCGAGGATCCCCGCCTCCGCCGGCGTGTGGCCGAGCACGTCGACGACGAGGATCGAGTTGTACGTGAGGAAGCCGAACCACGCGACGTTCGCGCTCCCCCGCGCGACGACCATGGTCCACGCCCGCCGGTGCGCGACCAGCGCGCGCATGTCCCCGATCTGCGCCCGGACCCCCTCGGACTCCTCGTCGGCCGCCTCGTCCAGCGGCTCCTCGAAGTAGACGTAGACGACCGCCGCGATCGGGAAGGCAACGGCGTACAGCAGGAACGGGTACTGCCACGCCAGCCCGACGAGGACGCCCGCGGCCAGCGGGAACGCCGTCTGCGAGAGCCCCGACCCGGTGAACCGGAGCCCCTGCGCGGTCGCCTCCTTCGTCCCCGCGTACAGGTCGCCGAGGCTGGTGATGATGATCGGCGTGAGCGCGGCGAAGCCGATCCCCTGGAGCGCGCGCAGCGCGAGCGCCGCGGCGAAGGTGGAGACGAACGCGATTGCGGTACCGGTGAGCCCGAACCAGACGAGCCCGAAGAGCAGCACCGGCCGCCGCCCGTACCGGTCGGAGATCACGCCCGCGATCGGGATGACGACGATGGACGGCGCGGTGAACGCCGACATCATGAGCCCGATGTTCGCCGTCGACGCGCCCAGCGGCTCGACGAGCGAGCCGAGCACCGGCGAGAGGAGCGCGGTGCCGAGCGGCGGGAGCACGTTGATGAGCAGCAGCAGCTGGAAGGGTCGCTCCCGGACGATCTCCGAGTCGGCTCCCGCGATCGACGAGGGCGATACCACGCTCGGTCGCA is drawn from Halorubrum sp. CBA1229 and contains these coding sequences:
- a CDS encoding mandelate racemase/muconate lactonizing enzyme family protein; the protein is MRDYSDQIDTRDPDRDVQITGLDACVVEGNFEWNLIKVETDAGVTGIGEAYRGGGVPELVEYTNRFLVGENPLDVERLVRYIFQEMSGHGGTTGKVVTAASGIEIALLDAAGKILGLPVYQLLGSKYRDEVRLYCDCHAGEAYAVEDGATAYADAEAYSPEAYAAEAARVTDMGFSALKFDLDLPADNENDPYNGRLTNAAIREKREIVAAVREEIGYDIDLAFDCHWDYSVESAKRLAHELEEFDLMWLEDLIPPENMEAQKEVTKATRTPVATGENRFRVFELSDLIYEHGVDIVTPDPATVGGLTETMRIADRAEENYMPLSPHNVCSPVGTMACVHLGAATPNFDLLEYHALEVDWWDDLLARDEPLIEDGRIDVPEAPGLGIELDMDVVEEHLLEGTDGF
- a CDS encoding D-2-hydroxyacid dehydrogenase, producing MSTIDVAVLDHDAHGIPAADYVEILDRRLPDREVRLAATPDEHDRYVREATVIAGKHIDAEEAASAENLRLFACNAAGVDHLPLDALAERGVAVTNASGVHGPNVAEHVLGWVLAFARRLDEGRRRQRRREWRRFQSFTELAGSTVTVVGLGSIGEAVVERFAGFDVDTVGVRHTVAKGGPTDEVVGYDDLPDVLPRTDVLVLACPLTETTEGLVGEAELDTLPADAIVVNVARGGVIDTPALVDALRANALHGAALDVTDPEPLPSDHDLWGFENVFITPHVAGHTPNYWERCADILVENLERVDETGEYEGLRNQVA
- a CDS encoding MFS transporter, with protein sequence MVSPSSIAGADSEIVRERPFQLLLLINVLPPLGTALLSPVLGSLVEPLGASTANIGLMMSAFTAPSIVVIPIAGVISDRYGRRPVLLFGLVWFGLTGTAIAFVSTFAAALALRALQGIGFAALTPIIITSLGDLYAGTKEATAQGLRFTGSGLSQTAFPLAAGVLVGLAWQYPFLLYAVAFPIAAVVYVYFEEPLDEAADEESEGVRAQIGDMRALVAHRRAWTMVVARGSANVAWFGFLTYNSILVVDVLGHTPAEAGILAALASLTYALAASQAGRVADAFDDRLYPLVATNASMGAGLALAFLARSFAVAAVGVAFMGIGFGLVLSIYRSVITTLPPADLRGGLVSLGEGSGRAAATATPVIMGVAVAVATGPLGFETAVRAVGAGAGAVGAGVGIACLLLMSASPPIRIDG
- a CDS encoding acyl-CoA dehydrogenase family protein, encoding MLDYFDMESTLSEEERLLVDSARSFIEGEIDDMGQHWIDGTFPEEIIPKMGEMGFYAPNLEGYGLPGVSETAYGLLMRELEACDSGLRSMASVQGALVMYPIHAFGSDAQKEEWLPKLGTGEAVGCFGLTEPEHGSNPSAMETRAEADGDGYVLNGSKTWITNSPISDVAVVWAKDHTEDGTPVRGFLVETDRDGVTTNKIDEKLSLRASITGEISLQNVRVPAENRLPGVEGMKGPLSCLTQARYGIAWGAVGAAQDCFEVAREYATDREQFGKPIGGFQMQQQKLAEMATQITLAQLLAHRLADLKEAGEMRPQHVSMAKRNNVRMARDQSRIAREMLGGNGITADYSPMRHMANMETVYTYEGTHDIHTLILGEDITGMQAYQ